A part of Acidimicrobiales bacterium genomic DNA contains:
- a CDS encoding ATP-dependent DNA ligase encodes MRLPVMPPVAPMLAKAIDDLPPGEPGQFLFEPKWDGFRCVVFRDGDEVELGSRNERPLTRYFPELVDPLRASLPDRCVVDGEIVIAGPDGLDFDALLQRIHPAESRIRKLAGETPASFVAFDLLAEGDDDLTGAPFAERRRRLATALDGAGPPVHLTPMTEDRDVAADWFRRFEGAGLDGVVAKAADLPYRQDERVMFKVKHKRTADCVVAGFRTHKSGDGVGSLLLGLFDAEGTLHHVGVATSFTAKRRRELAEEIAPYRDGALDGHPWQRWAEAAADPASAGGRMPGAQSRWNAKKDLSWEPLRAELVAEVAYDHLQGDRFRHATQLVRWRPDREPASCTYAQLEETPAVELSLVFGS; translated from the coding sequence GTGCGGCTCCCCGTCATGCCCCCCGTCGCCCCCATGCTCGCCAAGGCGATCGACGACCTTCCGCCCGGCGAGCCGGGGCAGTTCCTGTTCGAGCCGAAGTGGGACGGCTTCCGGTGCGTGGTGTTCCGGGACGGCGACGAGGTCGAGCTGGGCAGCCGCAACGAGCGCCCGCTCACCCGCTACTTCCCCGAGCTGGTCGACCCGCTGCGGGCGTCGCTGCCCGACCGGTGCGTGGTCGACGGCGAGATCGTGATCGCCGGGCCCGACGGCCTGGACTTCGACGCCCTGCTCCAGCGCATCCACCCGGCCGAGTCGCGCATCCGGAAGCTGGCCGGGGAGACGCCAGCCTCGTTCGTGGCCTTCGACCTCCTGGCCGAGGGCGACGACGACCTGACCGGCGCCCCGTTCGCCGAGCGGCGCCGCCGGCTGGCCACCGCCCTCGACGGGGCCGGCCCGCCCGTCCACCTGACCCCGATGACCGAGGACCGGGACGTGGCCGCCGACTGGTTCCGGCGCTTCGAGGGCGCCGGGCTCGACGGGGTGGTGGCCAAGGCCGCCGACCTGCCCTACCGCCAGGACGAGCGGGTCATGTTCAAGGTCAAGCACAAGCGGACGGCGGACTGCGTGGTCGCCGGGTTCCGCACCCACAAGTCGGGCGACGGGGTCGGGTCGCTGCTGCTCGGCCTGTTCGACGCCGAGGGCACGCTCCACCACGTGGGCGTGGCCACCAGCTTCACGGCCAAGCGGCGTCGGGAGCTGGCCGAGGAGATCGCCCCCTACCGGGACGGCGCCCTCGACGGCCACCCGTGGCAGCGGTGGGCGGAGGCCGCCGCCGACCCGGCCTCGGCCGGCGGCCGGATGCCCGGCGCGCAGAGCCGGTGGAACGCGAAGAAGGACCTGTCGTGGGAGCCGCTCCGGGCCGAGCTGGTGGCGGAGGTGGCCTACGACCACCTCCAGGGCGACCGGTTCCGCCACGCCACCCAGCTCGTCCGCTGGCGCCCCGACCGGGAGCCGGCGTCGTGCACCTACGCCCAGCTGGAGGAGACGCCGGCCGTCGAGCTGTCCCTGGTGTTCGGGAGCTGA
- a CDS encoding 5'-3' exonuclease H3TH domain-containing protein, with amino-acid sequence MGGVRVHLVDGTYELFRHHFALPSHKTGDGREVAATRGTVGSVLGLLEQGATHVGVATDHVIESFRNDLWPGYKTGEGVAPELSAQFPLLEQVLEEAGVAVWAMVELEADDALASAADHLGGDDRVDQVLICTPDKDLAQCVQGDRVVQLDRRRNVVLDEGAVMAKYGVAPESIPDYLALVGDSADGFPGLAGWGARSAAAVLARWRHLERIPRSASEWDVDIRNCHRLAATLAANFELALRFRRLATLERDADLGATVEHLRWQGPRPGFEELCATIDAPGLAARAKALATRRAKAAS; translated from the coding sequence ACGAGCTGTTCCGCCACCACTTCGCCCTGCCGTCCCACAAGACCGGCGACGGCCGGGAGGTGGCCGCCACCCGGGGCACCGTCGGGTCGGTGCTCGGCCTGCTCGAGCAGGGCGCCACCCACGTCGGCGTGGCCACCGACCACGTGATCGAGTCGTTCCGCAACGACCTCTGGCCCGGCTACAAGACCGGCGAGGGCGTGGCCCCCGAGCTGAGCGCGCAGTTCCCGCTGCTCGAGCAGGTGCTGGAGGAGGCGGGGGTGGCCGTCTGGGCCATGGTCGAGCTGGAGGCCGACGACGCCCTGGCCAGCGCAGCCGACCACCTGGGCGGCGACGACCGGGTCGACCAGGTCCTCATCTGCACGCCGGACAAGGACCTCGCCCAGTGCGTGCAGGGCGACCGGGTCGTGCAGCTCGACCGGCGCCGCAACGTGGTCCTCGACGAGGGCGCCGTCATGGCCAAGTACGGCGTCGCCCCCGAGTCCATCCCCGACTACCTCGCCCTCGTCGGCGACAGCGCGGACGGGTTCCCGGGCCTCGCCGGGTGGGGCGCCCGGTCGGCCGCCGCCGTGCTCGCCCGGTGGCGCCACCTCGAGCGCATCCCTCGCTCGGCCTCGGAGTGGGACGTCGACATCCGCAACTGCCACCGCCTGGCCGCCACCCTGGCCGCCAACTTCGAGCTGGCGCTGCGGTTCCGGCGCCTCGCCACCCTGGAGCGCGACGCCGACCTCGGCGCGACCGTCGAGCACTTGCGCTGGCAGGGGCCCCGGCCCGGCTTCGAGGAGCTGTGCGCCACGATCGACGCCCCCGGGCTGGCGGCCAGGGCCAAGGCGCTCGCCACCCGGCGGGCGAAGGCCGCCAGCTGA